One Streptomyces sp. NBC_00102 DNA segment encodes these proteins:
- a CDS encoding adenylate/guanylate cyclase domain-containing protein — protein sequence MPCTYCHQPLPSGARFCPSCGTPCAEPPQGSADAPQEGRKVVTVLFCDMVGSTALSGALDPETLRGVTLRYFELMGRQIEAYGGTVEKFIGDAVMAVFGVPTVREDDARRALAASLGMLKALDGLNADLDATLGVRLGVRIGINTGRVVAGSDSSARQALVSGETVNIAARLEQNAGPGEVLIGPDTLLAAGPTVRAQEVGPLVLKGKTDRVVAHRLLGLGEDDPESLRRFDLRFVGRQRELAALDEALAGTAAGGGARLVTVSGEAGQGKTRLVREWLERTTAAAATHGAGRCRPYGGRGSLAPLADALADLLPAHHRPAHPGTPFPGTVRNGSPVDGSDPDGSRFDGSAPEGTYLEGSEPDGSVPDRTEPYGTEPYGTEPYGTEPYGTGTRRTARGASTDRPCPCPLHRAVGPAEHPALSEALAVLEGGLLLDGTPNPSVDDTCGALLRVLTALAARRPVVLVVDDCQWAAPLLLEVLDRLVARLGAAAVLVVCTARPEAAETWSTSRRTAVTLTGLAPEECALLAAELVVRADRLPDGPALLERTGGNPLHLEHLLSALDGGDGRDGGRGDGDGGNGGRGDGDGGNGGREYHGGAGPGGPGGNGLRRSPERSPELPPTVQALLGARVDALGPVDRGALDLAAVLGREFTAHELTDLAVRGTPGRPALDPPALRPALLGLGRRRLIEPVPPPADPASYRFTSGLVQEVAYQCMSKRTRADLHAGAATLPSVRSAGPAGIGEHLELAHRYRRELGITDADTEALRRAAAEALAEAGSRALDRSDLLRAEHLLSRAHALNLPGESATVPTARRLGEVNLALGRTERGRTLLSRALAALDHPEESAYARLALAVDAAPGADAVPDAARAVLPVFEAAADDLGQARACLRLAQHYQGRGRHGEADRLLLRALRRAVVADAEPERAAALGAIGVSLWRGPEPVESAVYRCRALLAEHGRGRRTVQVTLNLPLAVLLALRDEHDAAREHLALAGRLADELGFAEAGVFLPLFGAAVHSAAREHAAALGLLGEAARAARALGARTPLRTITLESARLHLDTGDAEEARRVLDGDAGQSVADGGLDAETADHDGLRARLAAGRGDADRALRLAARSVRAADRTDSPLVRAQAALDEALTLRLLGLGPESANAAGRAGQWFGTKGHAPGVRWAAALLPAGSTAPGGPPAPGSVREPDVSRREVTT from the coding sequence ATGCCCTGCACCTACTGCCACCAGCCGCTTCCGTCCGGCGCCCGGTTCTGCCCGTCCTGCGGTACGCCGTGCGCCGAACCCCCGCAGGGTTCGGCGGACGCGCCGCAGGAGGGGCGCAAGGTGGTGACCGTCCTCTTCTGCGACATGGTCGGGTCCACCGCGCTCTCCGGCGCCCTGGACCCCGAGACCCTGCGCGGCGTGACCCTGCGCTACTTCGAACTCATGGGCCGTCAGATCGAGGCCTACGGAGGCACGGTGGAGAAGTTCATCGGTGACGCCGTGATGGCCGTGTTCGGCGTGCCGACCGTGCGGGAGGACGACGCCCGGCGAGCCCTGGCGGCCTCCCTGGGCATGCTGAAGGCCCTCGACGGGCTCAACGCCGACCTCGACGCCACCCTCGGGGTGCGCCTCGGTGTCCGTATCGGCATCAACACGGGCCGGGTCGTCGCGGGATCCGACTCCTCGGCGAGGCAGGCCCTCGTCTCGGGCGAGACCGTCAACATCGCCGCCCGGCTCGAACAGAACGCGGGACCCGGCGAGGTGCTGATCGGCCCGGACACCCTCCTCGCCGCCGGTCCCACCGTCCGGGCCCAGGAGGTCGGGCCCCTCGTGCTCAAGGGCAAGACCGACCGGGTCGTCGCCCACCGCCTGCTCGGTCTCGGTGAGGACGACCCCGAGTCGCTGCGCCGCTTCGACCTGCGCTTCGTCGGCCGGCAGCGCGAACTGGCGGCGCTGGACGAGGCGCTGGCCGGTACGGCGGCGGGCGGCGGCGCCCGCCTGGTCACCGTCTCCGGCGAGGCGGGACAGGGCAAGACCCGGCTGGTCCGCGAGTGGCTGGAACGCACCACCGCGGCCGCCGCCACGCACGGCGCCGGGCGCTGCCGGCCCTACGGCGGCCGGGGCAGCCTCGCCCCGCTCGCCGACGCCCTCGCCGACCTGCTCCCCGCGCACCACCGCCCCGCGCACCCCGGTACTCCCTTCCCCGGCACCGTGCGGAACGGCTCCCCGGTCGACGGCTCCGACCCGGACGGCTCCCGGTTCGACGGCTCCGCCCCCGAGGGCACCTACCTGGAGGGCTCCGAGCCCGACGGCTCCGTGCCCGACCGCACCGAGCCCTACGGCACCGAGCCCTACGGCACCGAGCCCTACGGCACCGAGCCCTACGGCACCGGGACGCGCCGGACCGCCCGGGGCGCGAGCACCGACCGCCCCTGCCCCTGCCCCCTGCACCGCGCCGTCGGCCCGGCGGAACACCCGGCCCTCTCCGAGGCCCTGGCCGTGCTCGAAGGCGGCCTGCTCCTCGACGGCACGCCCAACCCGTCGGTGGACGACACCTGCGGCGCTCTCCTGCGGGTGCTCACCGCGCTCGCCGCCCGGCGGCCGGTGGTCCTCGTCGTCGACGACTGCCAGTGGGCGGCCCCGCTGCTGCTGGAAGTCCTCGACCGGCTCGTCGCCCGGCTCGGAGCCGCAGCCGTGCTCGTCGTCTGCACGGCCCGCCCCGAGGCTGCCGAGACCTGGTCCACTTCCCGGCGCACCGCGGTGACCCTCACCGGCCTGGCCCCGGAGGAGTGCGCGCTCCTCGCCGCCGAACTCGTCGTCCGCGCCGACCGCCTCCCGGACGGTCCCGCCCTGCTCGAACGCACCGGCGGCAACCCGCTCCACCTGGAGCACCTGCTCTCCGCCCTCGACGGAGGCGACGGCCGCGACGGCGGCCGCGGCGACGGTGACGGCGGGAACGGCGGCCGCGGCGACGGTGACGGCGGGAACGGCGGCCGCGAGTACCACGGCGGGGCCGGCCCCGGTGGACCCGGCGGCAACGGGCTTCGGCGGTCACCCGAGCGGTCACCCGAACTGCCCCCGACCGTGCAGGCGCTCCTGGGCGCGCGGGTCGACGCCCTGGGCCCCGTCGACCGCGGCGCCCTCGACCTCGCCGCCGTGCTGGGCCGCGAGTTCACCGCCCACGAGCTCACCGACCTCGCCGTCCGCGGTACGCCGGGCAGGCCCGCCCTGGACCCGCCCGCACTCCGCCCCGCGCTGCTCGGACTCGGCCGCCGCCGGCTGATCGAACCCGTTCCGCCGCCCGCCGACCCCGCGTCGTACCGCTTCACGAGCGGGCTCGTCCAGGAGGTCGCCTACCAGTGCATGTCCAAGCGCACCCGCGCCGACCTGCACGCCGGCGCCGCGACCCTCCCCTCGGTCCGCTCCGCCGGCCCCGCGGGCATCGGCGAGCACCTCGAACTCGCCCACCGCTACCGGCGCGAGCTCGGCATCACCGACGCGGACACCGAGGCGCTGCGGCGTGCCGCGGCGGAAGCGCTCGCCGAGGCGGGAAGCCGCGCCCTCGACCGCTCCGACCTCCTCCGCGCGGAGCACCTGCTCTCCCGCGCCCACGCCCTCAACCTCCCCGGGGAGTCCGCCACCGTGCCGACCGCCCGAAGGCTCGGCGAGGTCAACCTCGCCCTCGGCCGTACCGAGCGGGGTCGCACCCTGCTCTCCAGGGCGCTCGCCGCCCTCGACCACCCCGAGGAGAGCGCCTACGCGCGGCTCGCCCTCGCCGTGGACGCGGCCCCCGGCGCCGACGCCGTGCCGGACGCCGCGCGGGCGGTGCTGCCGGTCTTCGAGGCGGCGGCGGACGACCTCGGACAGGCCCGGGCGTGCCTGCGGCTCGCCCAGCACTACCAGGGGCGGGGCCGCCACGGTGAGGCCGACCGGCTGCTGCTCCGCGCGCTCCGCCGGGCCGTCGTGGCCGACGCCGAACCCGAACGGGCCGCGGCCCTGGGCGCGATCGGCGTCTCCCTCTGGCGGGGGCCCGAGCCGGTGGAGTCCGCCGTGTACCGCTGCCGTGCCCTCCTCGCCGAACACGGCCGGGGACGGCGCACCGTACAGGTCACGCTCAATCTTCCGCTGGCCGTCCTCCTCGCCCTGCGGGACGAGCACGACGCGGCCCGCGAACACCTCGCGCTCGCCGGCCGGCTCGCCGACGAACTCGGCTTCGCCGAGGCCGGTGTCTTCCTCCCGCTCTTCGGCGCGGCGGTGCACTCGGCCGCCCGCGAGCACGCCGCCGCCCTCGGACTGCTCGGCGAGGCGGCCCGGGCCGCCCGGGCACTGGGGGCCCGGACGCCGCTGCGCACCATCACCCTGGAGTCCGCACGGCTCCACCTGGACACCGGTGACGCCGAGGAGGCCCGCCGCGTCCTCGACGGCGACGCCGGGCAGTCGGTCGCGGACGGTGGTCTCGACGCCGAGACCGCCGACCACGACGGGCTGCGGGCGCGCCTCGCCGCGGGCCGGGGAGACGCCGACCGGGCCCTGCGGCTCGCCGCGCGGTCCGTCCGGGCCGCGGACCGGACGGACTCCCCGCTCGTACGGGCCCAGGCCGCGCTGGACGAGGCCCTCACGCTGCGGCTGCTCGGTCTCGGCCCGGAATCGGCGAACGCGGCCGGCCGGGCGGGGCAGTGGTTCGGCACGAAGGGGCATGCGCCCGGGGTCCGTTGGGCCGCGGCCCTGCTGCCGGCCGGCAGCACCGCACCCGGCGGTCCCCCGGCGCCCGGATCCGTACGGGAGCCGGACGTGAGCAGAAGGGAAGTCACCACATGA
- a CDS encoding S8 family serine peptidase: protein MTATAPKAATRLGGLTWSLRDKSPEDIAVIADGGLADRRQQPRQGTGRGVRVCVVDSGVERDHPMIGPLGGSWVAVQGEDGIEVRATDTGDTCGHGTACAGIIRRTAPDCEIHSVRVLGERFSGTGGILIAGLRWAVEQGFDVINLSLSTTKARFVEELHALADAAYFDRTVIVASAHNSPVESFPWRFASVISVGSHQEDDSGLHLYNPHPPVEFFAPGQNVEVPWLGGTSIRSTGNSFATPYIAGLCARFLSANPRMTNFQLKNALYLSAANVRVPDRSPEGA from the coding sequence ATGACCGCCACCGCTCCCAAGGCCGCCACCAGGCTTGGCGGGCTCACCTGGAGCCTGCGCGACAAGAGCCCCGAGGACATCGCCGTCATCGCGGACGGAGGGCTCGCGGACCGCCGGCAGCAGCCCCGCCAGGGCACGGGGCGCGGGGTCCGGGTGTGCGTGGTGGACTCCGGTGTCGAACGCGACCATCCGATGATCGGCCCGCTCGGCGGCTCCTGGGTCGCCGTCCAGGGCGAGGACGGCATCGAGGTGCGGGCCACCGACACCGGCGACACCTGCGGCCACGGCACCGCCTGCGCCGGAATCATCCGCCGCACCGCACCCGACTGCGAGATCCACAGCGTCCGGGTACTCGGCGAACGCTTCTCCGGAACCGGCGGCATCCTCATCGCGGGTCTCCGCTGGGCGGTGGAACAGGGCTTCGACGTGATCAACCTCAGCCTCTCGACCACGAAGGCCCGCTTCGTCGAGGAACTGCACGCGCTCGCGGACGCCGCCTACTTCGACCGCACCGTGATCGTCGCCTCCGCGCACAACTCGCCCGTGGAGAGCTTCCCCTGGCGGTTCGCCTCGGTGATCTCCGTCGGCAGCCACCAGGAGGACGACTCCGGGCTGCACCTCTACAACCCCCACCCGCCCGTGGAGTTCTTCGCCCCCGGCCAGAACGTGGAGGTGCCCTGGCTCGGCGGCACCTCGATCCGCAGTACCGGCAACAGCTTCGCGACGCCGTACATCGCCGGTCTCTGTGCCAGGTTCCTCTCCGCGAACCCCCGCATGACGAACTTCCAGTTGAAGAACGCCCTCTACCTCTCCGCAGCCAACGTCCGCGTACCCGACCGCAGCCCCGAAGGTGCCTGA
- a CDS encoding GAF domain-containing protein, whose protein sequence is MSSAAEPAAHSAQPVALELLQSVVDVARAIFGAQASSVFLLDEETNELVFQAVSGQGEEFLVGRRFPADRGIAGWVTVSGEPMVVDRLSQNAAFDRDFAQSTEYVPDALMAVPLLHDHQTLGVLEVLDPSPQTRSSLGELDLLMMFARQAATALRLVTHHRSAAALALTSDDRVTANRLLGQLHELLGPPGTP, encoded by the coding sequence ATGTCCTCTGCCGCCGAGCCCGCCGCGCACTCCGCCCAGCCCGTCGCCCTCGAACTGCTCCAGTCGGTCGTCGACGTGGCGAGAGCCATCTTCGGTGCCCAGGCCAGCTCCGTCTTCCTCCTCGACGAGGAGACCAACGAGCTGGTGTTCCAGGCCGTCTCCGGCCAGGGCGAGGAGTTCCTCGTCGGACGCCGTTTCCCCGCCGACCGGGGGATCGCCGGATGGGTCACCGTCTCGGGCGAACCCATGGTCGTCGACCGGCTCTCCCAGAACGCCGCGTTCGACCGCGACTTCGCCCAGTCCACCGAGTACGTGCCCGATGCGCTGATGGCCGTACCCCTGCTGCACGACCACCAGACGCTGGGCGTCCTCGAAGTGCTCGACCCGTCCCCGCAGACCCGCTCCAGCCTGGGCGAGCTCGACCTGCTGATGATGTTCGCCCGGCAGGCCGCGACGGCGCTCCGCCTGGTCACCCACCACCGGTCGGCCGCCGCCCTCGCGCTCACGTCCGACGACCGCGTCACGGCGAACCGTCTCCTCGGCCAGCTCCACGAGCTCCTCGGGCCGCCCGGTACGCCCTGA